One Edaphobacter lichenicola DNA window includes the following coding sequences:
- a CDS encoding glycosyltransferase, whose product MTDTDPAQHPNSTEAPDLELSVIIPARNEQRSLPACLASILSQSEPGFLLGQQWELIVVNDDSTDNTRALAVEAAATHAGVLVLDAPPLDLGSNGGFTGKTNACWTGAQAARGRYLLFTDADTIHETNDISRSLREADRHDAALLSYSPRQVVTGFWQHAVMPLVFSELASVYPSKQINDPASRLAAANGQFLLVERDAYFSIGGHRAVGKNILEDVALAENIKRGSRSIRFRYAPEALATRMYWTTSEMIEGWTKNLALLFPKPVALALWRILDVLLFFGLPVAAFGLYWLQSWQRNVILLIWVRTLWRFYSRVARSNFPALDIAISILGAPFFIYLLLRSVSRHRFKKNVFWKGRNYNTAP is encoded by the coding sequence GTGACCGACACCGACCCCGCGCAGCATCCGAATTCTACCGAAGCACCCGACCTCGAACTCTCGGTCATCATTCCCGCCCGCAACGAGCAGCGCTCGCTGCCCGCCTGTCTTGCTTCTATCCTGAGCCAGTCTGAGCCCGGCTTCCTCCTCGGCCAACAGTGGGAGTTGATCGTCGTCAACGATGACTCAACCGACAACACCCGCGCCCTCGCCGTCGAAGCCGCCGCCACCCACGCAGGCGTCCTCGTCCTCGACGCGCCACCACTAGACCTCGGCAGCAATGGGGGATTCACCGGCAAGACCAACGCCTGTTGGACCGGCGCACAGGCCGCACGCGGCAGATACCTCCTCTTCACCGACGCAGATACCATCCACGAGACCAACGACATCTCCCGCTCCCTCCGCGAAGCCGACCGCCATGACGCAGCTCTGCTCTCCTACTCGCCCCGCCAGGTCGTCACCGGCTTCTGGCAGCACGCGGTTATGCCGCTAGTCTTCTCTGAACTAGCCTCCGTCTATCCTTCCAAGCAGATCAACGATCCCGCCAGCCGCCTCGCCGCAGCCAACGGCCAGTTTCTCCTCGTCGAACGCGACGCATACTTCTCCATCGGCGGACATCGTGCCGTCGGCAAGAACATTCTCGAGGATGTCGCCCTGGCCGAGAACATCAAGCGCGGCTCCCGCTCCATCCGCTTCCGTTACGCCCCCGAGGCACTCGCCACGCGGATGTACTGGACCACCTCCGAGATGATCGAAGGCTGGACAAAAAACCTCGCCCTCCTCTTCCCAAAGCCCGTCGCCCTCGCCCTGTGGCGCATCCTCGACGTTCTTCTCTTCTTCGGCCTGCCCGTTGCGGCGTTTGGCCTCTACTGGCTGCAGTCCTGGCAGAGAAACGTTATCCTTCTCATCTGGGTCAGGACGCTCTGGCGCTTCTACTCCCGCGTTGCGCGCTCCAACTTCCCGGCACTGGACATCGCAATCTCGATCCTCGGAGCTCCGTTTTTCATCTATCTTCTTCTACGCAGCGTCAGCCGTCATCGCTTCAAGAAAAACGTCTTCTGGAAGGGACGTAACTACAACACGGCCCCCTAG
- a CDS encoding glycosyltransferase WbsX family protein, giving the protein MSTQSRRTFMKSMASNAIALSVAKSGMAQSRSHRENEKYVVAAYYFGNYHQDSRNDVAHGKGWTEWQLVKDARPRFAGHKQPKVPLWGYGDESDPKVFEQKIRAAAHASISAFIFDWYWYNDGPFLQGALEGGYLRATNRAEVEFAIMWANHDWFDLHPAKLTAPPHLQYPGEVTAATFDKMTTHIVDAYFSQDSYLKVDGCPYFSIYELYRFVLGMGGVEKAAAALQQFREKVKAAGFRDLHLNAVTWGVQLLPGQTEVTDLKDLLARLNVDSTTSYVWIHHAQLAKFPSTDYQDLASAYEVYRATASAKLGRPYYPNVSMGWDSSPRACQSDIYTQSSYPFMPVVQGNTPQRFGDALRSAKQFLDNSHDLKTKLLTVNSWNEWTEGSYLEPDTEHGYAYLEQIHAVFGKKA; this is encoded by the coding sequence ATGTCGACCCAAAGCCGCAGGACGTTTATGAAGAGTATGGCGTCAAACGCAATAGCGCTTTCCGTTGCGAAGAGCGGGATGGCGCAGTCTCGAAGTCATCGCGAAAACGAGAAGTACGTAGTTGCCGCTTACTACTTCGGCAACTATCACCAGGACTCACGCAACGATGTTGCCCACGGCAAGGGATGGACCGAGTGGCAGCTTGTGAAGGACGCTCGGCCGCGCTTTGCCGGACACAAACAACCCAAGGTTCCGCTCTGGGGCTATGGGGATGAGTCTGATCCAAAGGTCTTTGAACAGAAGATCCGTGCAGCTGCTCATGCGTCGATCTCCGCCTTCATCTTCGATTGGTATTGGTATAACGACGGCCCATTTTTGCAGGGGGCTCTCGAAGGGGGTTATCTACGCGCGACCAACCGCGCAGAGGTTGAGTTTGCCATCATGTGGGCGAATCATGACTGGTTCGATTTGCATCCTGCGAAGTTGACGGCTCCGCCACACCTTCAATATCCAGGGGAGGTCACGGCTGCCACGTTCGACAAGATGACAACCCATATCGTCGATGCCTACTTCAGCCAGGACAGTTATCTCAAAGTCGATGGGTGTCCCTACTTTTCCATCTACGAGCTGTATCGATTTGTTCTCGGAATGGGTGGAGTTGAGAAAGCTGCGGCAGCGCTGCAACAGTTTCGCGAGAAGGTGAAGGCAGCAGGATTCCGAGACCTGCATCTCAATGCGGTTACATGGGGTGTTCAGCTCTTACCGGGTCAGACGGAGGTGACAGACCTGAAGGATCTGCTCGCGCGTTTGAACGTCGATAGCACAACCTCGTATGTATGGATCCATCACGCACAGCTGGCAAAATTCCCCAGCACGGACTATCAGGATCTGGCTTCTGCTTACGAAGTCTATCGAGCTACGGCGTCCGCCAAGCTGGGAAGACCCTACTACCCGAACGTTTCGATGGGGTGGGACTCCTCGCCCAGGGCATGTCAATCTGACATCTATACCCAATCGTCGTATCCCTTCATGCCAGTAGTGCAGGGGAACACACCGCAACGATTTGGCGATGCCCTTCGCTCTGCGAAGCAGTTTCTTGACAACTCCCATGACCTTAAAACAAAGCTGCTCACTGTGAACTCATGGAACGAATGGACCGAGGGGAGCTATCTGGAGCCCGATACGGAACACGGGTATGCCTACCTCGAACAGATCCACGCGGTCTTCGGCAAGAAGGCTTGA
- a CDS encoding 6-carboxytetrahydropterin synthase: MNAHLNRRYHFSASHRLHTEAYDAAKNRAVFGKCNNPHGHGHNYTVQVTMSGPVDPSTGMVCNLAELDAFAQTNLLARFDHMNLNTLNCFANMVSTTENLSIEIYRIFQRFPAAHLERVHVEETSNNSFDYAGDATPTPGTI, encoded by the coding sequence ATGAACGCGCATCTCAATCGCCGCTACCACTTCAGCGCGTCCCATCGCCTCCATACCGAGGCGTATGACGCCGCGAAAAACCGTGCAGTCTTTGGGAAGTGCAACAATCCCCACGGCCACGGCCACAACTACACCGTGCAGGTAACCATGAGCGGTCCGGTCGATCCGTCCACCGGAATGGTCTGCAATCTTGCGGAGCTTGACGCCTTTGCACAAACAAATCTTCTCGCCCGATTCGACCACATGAACCTGAACACCCTGAATTGCTTTGCGAATATGGTCTCCACGACGGAGAATCTAAGTATCGAGATCTACCGCATCTTTCAACGCTTTCCCGCCGCCCACCTGGAGCGGGTTCACGTTGAGGAGACGAGTAACAACTCGTTCGACTACGCCGGCGACGCGACACCAACGCCAGGCACGATCTAA
- a CDS encoding arylesterase, which yields MADSSQPAAESAAPDAASLPSPAATNDKRPVIVCFGDSLTAGYGTDLGQSYPDYLQTDLTAEGYNYRVVNEGISGNTTKDGVDRLDRVLALKPVVVVVEFGGNDGLRGLRIEDSRTNLDRIVGTLKASGTKVVLAGITLPPDYGPDYIKQFNDTYAMLATKYHVPILPFLLKGVFGVEGMMQADRTHATSAGNQIVAKNVLPLVTPLLKK from the coding sequence GTGGCGGATTCGAGTCAGCCAGCTGCCGAAAGCGCGGCTCCGGATGCAGCTTCCCTGCCCTCACCGGCAGCCACGAACGATAAGCGGCCGGTCATCGTCTGCTTCGGCGATAGCCTGACTGCCGGATATGGAACTGACCTCGGGCAGAGCTATCCTGACTATCTTCAGACGGATCTGACCGCCGAAGGATATAACTACCGCGTCGTTAACGAGGGGATTAGCGGCAATACCACCAAGGACGGTGTCGATCGTCTCGACCGGGTGCTTGCGCTGAAGCCGGTGGTGGTGGTGGTTGAGTTTGGCGGGAATGATGGGTTGCGCGGCCTTCGCATTGAAGACTCACGCACAAACCTGGATAGGATTGTTGGCACCCTGAAGGCCAGTGGCACGAAGGTCGTTCTCGCGGGAATTACTCTGCCGCCTGACTACGGCCCCGATTACATTAAGCAGTTCAACGACACCTACGCGATGCTCGCAACGAAGTACCACGTGCCAATACTGCCGTTTCTGCTGAAGGGCGTCTTCGGCGTGGAGGGGATGATGCAGGCTGATAGAACTCATGCGACGAGTGCGGGGAATCAGATCGTGGCGAAGAATGTGCTGCCTCTTGTGACTCCTCTGCTGAAAAAGTAG
- a CDS encoding ABC transporter ATP-binding protein, with protein MIAVEGLRKSIRNGPRTVDILKGLDFTIPRGQFAAIMGSSGSGKSTLLGLLAGLDTPSAGNVHLNGTAISYLPEDKLAQVRGKTIGFVFQSYQLIPTLTALENVLLPHELNHDTKESGLTRARDLLASVGLGDRMDHYPVQLSGGEQQRVALARAFILRPPIVLADEPTGNLDTTNGAHVLELLLNLNRTEGTTLVLVTHDPVLASYANRRITLRDGLIIADEINPTPAETSREAALTEG; from the coding sequence ATGATCGCCGTCGAAGGTCTTCGCAAGTCGATCCGCAATGGTCCCCGCACGGTAGACATCCTCAAAGGACTTGACTTCACCATTCCACGCGGGCAGTTCGCCGCCATCATGGGTTCGAGCGGCAGCGGAAAGTCCACGCTCCTCGGCCTCTTGGCAGGGCTCGATACCCCCAGCGCCGGGAACGTCCACCTGAACGGCACCGCAATCAGCTATCTCCCAGAGGACAAGCTCGCCCAGGTCCGCGGCAAGACCATCGGCTTCGTCTTCCAGTCGTATCAATTGATCCCAACGCTGACAGCACTCGAAAACGTCCTCCTGCCGCACGAGCTCAACCACGACACCAAAGAAAGTGGCCTCACCCGCGCGCGTGACCTACTCGCCAGCGTTGGCCTCGGCGACCGCATGGACCACTACCCCGTCCAGCTCTCCGGCGGTGAACAGCAGCGAGTAGCCCTCGCCCGCGCCTTCATCCTCCGCCCGCCCATCGTCCTCGCCGACGAGCCCACTGGAAACCTCGACACCACCAACGGCGCCCACGTGCTCGAACTTCTCCTCAACCTGAATCGCACCGAAGGCACAACCCTCGTCCTCGTCACGCACGATCCAGTGCTCGCCTCCTACGCGAATCGGCGAATCACTCTGCGTGATGGCCTGATCATTGCCGACGAGATCAATCCCACCCCGGCCGAGACCTCCCGCGAAGCCGCCCTGACCGAGGGCTGA
- the folE gene encoding GTP cyclohydrolase I FolE: MARTLATIEPALLDTVSTQDLYRELLLRIGEDPTRDGLLRTPERMEKSMAFLTRGYTMNITDVLHEALFDVDYDEMVIVKDIEFFSQCEHHLLPFFGKAHIAYVPNGKVIGLSKIPRLVDVFARRLQVQERLTRQIGEAITDAIHPQGVAVILEAQHLCMMMRGVEKQHSSTVTSAMLGVFKTQLQTRNEFLSLVRRQGSGF, from the coding sequence ATGGCACGCACCTTGGCCACAATTGAGCCAGCATTGCTCGACACCGTTTCAACCCAGGATCTCTACCGCGAATTGCTTCTCCGTATCGGAGAAGATCCCACCCGGGATGGCCTGCTACGTACCCCCGAGCGCATGGAGAAGTCCATGGCATTTCTCACGCGCGGCTACACGATGAACATCACCGACGTCCTTCACGAGGCTCTCTTCGATGTCGACTACGACGAGATGGTCATCGTAAAAGACATCGAGTTCTTCTCGCAGTGCGAGCATCACCTTCTACCCTTCTTCGGCAAGGCACACATTGCGTACGTCCCAAACGGGAAGGTCATCGGACTGAGCAAAATCCCGCGTCTCGTCGATGTCTTCGCCCGAAGGTTGCAGGTTCAGGAGCGACTGACCCGTCAGATAGGCGAAGCCATCACCGATGCAATTCACCCGCAGGGCGTAGCCGTGATTCTCGAGGCGCAACATCTCTGCATGATGATGCGCGGAGTCGAAAAGCAACACTCCTCCACCGTCACCTCCGCCATGCTCGGCGTCTTCAAGACGCAGCTCCAGACGCGCAACGAATTCCTTTCTCTCGTTCGCCGGCAGGGAAGCGGCTTCTAG
- the truB gene encoding tRNA pseudouridine(55) synthase TruB: MNGLLVLDKPSGITSHDVVAIVRRATGEKSIGHLGTLDPMATGVLPLLLGKYTRLAQFFGQADKHYTGHIRFGFATDSFDADGTPVGEVLPLRQTLEELQTLSKKFHGELDQVPPIFSAKKINGVAAHKLARAGVEVAVKPARITIHNFELTSLEGDTASFVMSVSAGGYVRSVAHELGQLADCGAHLSTLRRTRAGAFSLEHAITIDQLKTASLAELEALLPHPRTLLPEMPSVTVDDQLAGRLRNGMQVNLPDFSQAPLIKVFTTPTDLLAIARRIAGTLMQPIVVLG, translated from the coding sequence ATGAATGGTCTCCTTGTTCTCGATAAACCCTCCGGCATCACCTCGCACGACGTCGTCGCCATCGTCCGCCGGGCCACTGGCGAAAAGTCCATCGGCCATCTGGGCACTCTCGATCCCATGGCCACCGGTGTCCTGCCGCTGCTTCTCGGCAAATACACACGCCTGGCGCAGTTCTTCGGGCAGGCCGACAAACACTACACAGGCCACATCCGCTTCGGCTTCGCAACCGACAGCTTCGACGCAGACGGAACACCAGTGGGCGAGGTGCTTCCCCTGCGCCAGACGCTGGAAGAGCTGCAAACACTAAGCAAAAAATTTCACGGAGAGTTAGACCAGGTTCCCCCAATCTTCTCCGCGAAGAAGATCAACGGCGTCGCCGCCCACAAGCTGGCAAGAGCCGGTGTGGAGGTCGCGGTGAAGCCGGCCCGCATCACGATCCACAACTTCGAGCTAACCTCTCTCGAAGGCGACACTGCATCCTTTGTCATGTCTGTCTCTGCCGGCGGGTACGTCCGTTCCGTAGCCCACGAACTCGGCCAGTTGGCGGACTGCGGAGCGCATCTCTCCACCCTGCGAAGGACGCGTGCCGGAGCATTCTCTCTCGAGCACGCAATCACCATCGACCAATTGAAGACTGCCTCGCTAGCCGAACTTGAGGCGCTCTTGCCGCACCCGCGCACGCTGCTCCCCGAGATGCCCTCTGTCACCGTGGACGATCAGCTCGCCGGTCGCCTGCGAAACGGAATGCAGGTCAATCTCCCCGACTTCTCGCAGGCTCCACTGATCAAGGTATTCACCACTCCGACAGACTTGCTCGCAATCGCCCGCCGCATCGCCGGCACGCTGATGCAACCCATCGTCGTCCTCGGCTAG
- a CDS encoding TlpA family protein disulfide reductase — MRRLLMSAVLGSLLVAGCDRGSHPGNIDKPAPQFVMGDGIRTVDLSKLRGRVVVLNLWATWCAPCIEELPSLLALQRQMPELAIVAVSMDQDPDVYKRFLVDHHVDLLTVRDEDQKVNALYGTVQIPETYIIDKQGVLRRKFIGAQVWTSSEITSYLSKM, encoded by the coding sequence GTGCGTAGATTGTTGATGAGTGCGGTGTTGGGATCGCTACTGGTGGCGGGGTGCGACCGGGGCAGCCATCCCGGGAATATTGATAAGCCCGCGCCGCAGTTTGTGATGGGGGACGGCATCCGGACGGTCGATTTGAGCAAGCTGCGCGGGCGGGTGGTGGTGCTGAATCTATGGGCCACCTGGTGCGCGCCGTGCATCGAGGAGCTGCCGAGCCTGCTGGCGCTGCAGAGGCAGATGCCTGAGCTGGCGATCGTCGCGGTGAGTATGGACCAGGACCCGGATGTGTACAAGCGATTTCTGGTGGACCATCACGTCGACCTGTTGACTGTTCGCGACGAAGATCAAAAGGTGAATGCGCTGTATGGGACGGTGCAGATTCCTGAGACCTACATCATCGATAAGCAGGGCGTGTTGCGGCGGAAGTTCATCGGCGCGCAGGTGTGGACCAGCTCCGAGATCACCAGCTATCTCTCGAAGATGTGA
- a CDS encoding 6-pyruvoyl trahydropterin synthase family protein: MIFLTRKAEFSSAHFYWNEAWSPEENQRIFGKCANRNGHGHNYTLEVTVAGSVDATSGFVVDLKELKDILEREVVSVYDHRHLNLEVPEFKTTIPTTENIAIAIWQRLDNKIPHARLHRVRVYEMPDLFADYYGEP; the protein is encoded by the coding sequence ATGATCTTTCTTACCCGCAAAGCCGAGTTCTCCTCCGCCCACTTCTACTGGAACGAAGCGTGGTCGCCTGAAGAGAATCAACGCATCTTCGGTAAATGTGCCAATCGCAACGGTCACGGTCACAATTACACGCTCGAAGTCACAGTCGCAGGCTCGGTAGATGCCACCTCCGGCTTCGTCGTCGATCTAAAAGAGTTGAAGGACATCCTCGAGCGCGAGGTCGTCAGCGTCTACGACCATCGCCATCTCAACCTAGAAGTCCCCGAGTTCAAAACCACCATCCCCACGACCGAGAACATTGCCATCGCTATTTGGCAGCGTCTCGACAACAAGATTCCCCACGCCAGGCTGCACCGCGTCCGCGTCTACGAGATGCCCGATCTCTTTGCGGACTATTATGGAGAACCATGA
- a CDS encoding ABC transporter permease: protein MATLSYRSAAKIAAREMHSSRGKFFFVILSVAIGVAALTGVRGFSSSFRSTLLNRARSIMAADLSARMFQQPTPDQQKALDEIAATGVEITPVTELLSMASSAKTLDPLLVSLKSVDPAKYPFYGQVELAPSAQLKTVLDANTVAVADDLLVRLNVKIGDQLKIGKQLFRIGSVVVNEPDRLSGNFAAGPRVLISREGLDASGLLAPGSHAGQRYLFKVPPPTNGAPISDKAVADLKVRLEKLLPEAQIIDYRETNPALTQGLDRATSLLSLMSLVALVLGAIGVAMAMRAHLQQRLDTIAIMKSLGARSGQIIKIYLLQTLLLGLAGGLLGVAFGVAVQLSFPHLLARLIHVDTELHLQLRTVITGLAAGLLTTLLFTLPPLLDIRGVRPILILRRAVEDNDDPFVTAAWRKITKNLAQVAAAILILAGLAAIATTLSDSLVVGEVFSFGLVAVLAVLLLASVAVLAGLRFFLTKTRLHLPSSLRHGLANLYRPGNPSAALLAALGLGVMQIMTVYLVQQAVVTELHVSAAPNLPNVFLIDITNEEINGIRTLLKSQPSVTAPPELLPVVSSRIVDIDGVPANEAKLKNFPKRMLRSISLTWSAASPPGTKTVEGNWWSADEKRPVVAVEKRQADRLGVHVGSHITFAAQDTQFVATVVALTKSDGQHAYSRAEFILPQPALAGLPVVWYGGVHADPNRVGELQRALYNSYPTVTVINVAQALETVRAVVLQITYVIQFLAAFSIFAGIVILASSIAGTRYRRIREVVVLKTLGATRARIATVFSIEFAVLGLVAGIVGILFANIIARVLLTRLTVSYHFQWFWTLGALLGTAALTVATGWVASHRILGKKPLEVLREE, encoded by the coding sequence ATGGCGACCCTCTCCTATCGCTCCGCCGCGAAGATCGCCGCCCGCGAGATGCACTCCTCCCGCGGAAAGTTCTTCTTCGTCATCCTCTCCGTCGCCATCGGCGTCGCCGCACTCACCGGAGTACGCGGCTTCTCCTCGTCCTTCCGCAGCACTCTGCTCAATCGAGCTCGCAGCATCATGGCCGCCGATCTCTCCGCGAGAATGTTCCAGCAGCCAACGCCGGACCAGCAAAAGGCTCTGGACGAGATCGCAGCAACCGGCGTCGAGATCACCCCCGTCACCGAACTGCTCTCGATGGCGTCCTCCGCGAAGACTCTCGATCCGCTACTGGTCTCGCTCAAGTCGGTCGATCCCGCAAAGTACCCGTTCTACGGACAGGTCGAACTCGCCCCGTCCGCCCAACTGAAGACCGTACTCGACGCCAACACCGTTGCAGTGGCTGACGATCTCCTCGTTCGCTTGAACGTCAAAATAGGAGATCAACTCAAGATCGGCAAGCAGCTCTTTCGCATCGGGTCGGTCGTCGTCAATGAACCGGATCGTCTCTCAGGCAACTTCGCAGCTGGTCCACGCGTGCTCATCTCACGGGAGGGCCTGGACGCAAGCGGTCTTCTCGCACCCGGAAGCCACGCCGGACAGCGCTATCTCTTCAAGGTTCCTCCGCCGACTAACGGTGCACCCATCTCCGACAAAGCCGTAGCCGACCTGAAAGTGCGTTTAGAAAAGCTCCTTCCAGAGGCACAAATTATTGACTACCGCGAGACCAACCCGGCGCTCACGCAAGGTCTCGACCGCGCCACAAGTCTCCTGTCGCTGATGAGCCTCGTGGCCCTGGTGCTCGGCGCGATTGGTGTCGCCATGGCGATGCGAGCTCACCTGCAGCAGCGATTGGACACCATCGCAATCATGAAGTCGCTCGGCGCACGTTCAGGCCAGATCATCAAAATCTACCTCCTGCAGACGCTCTTGCTGGGGCTGGCTGGAGGCCTGCTGGGTGTAGCCTTCGGCGTCGCGGTGCAGCTCAGCTTTCCCCACCTGCTGGCCCGGCTCATTCACGTCGACACCGAGCTTCACCTCCAGCTTCGCACCGTCATCACAGGACTCGCAGCCGGCCTGCTCACGACTCTTCTCTTCACCCTGCCTCCGTTGCTCGATATCCGCGGAGTCCGTCCCATCCTGATTCTTCGCCGGGCAGTCGAAGACAACGATGACCCATTTGTGACTGCAGCGTGGCGCAAGATCACAAAAAATCTCGCACAAGTCGCGGCTGCCATACTCATCCTCGCAGGACTCGCCGCCATAGCAACCACACTGAGCGATTCGCTCGTAGTTGGCGAGGTCTTCTCGTTTGGCCTGGTAGCCGTCCTCGCGGTGCTGTTACTCGCTTCGGTAGCTGTGCTCGCCGGACTCCGCTTCTTCCTCACCAAAACCCGCCTCCATCTACCGTCCTCGCTTCGTCATGGACTCGCAAACCTCTATCGTCCAGGCAATCCCTCTGCTGCGTTGCTGGCCGCACTCGGGCTGGGTGTGATGCAGATCATGACGGTCTATCTCGTCCAGCAGGCCGTTGTCACGGAGCTCCACGTATCCGCCGCGCCCAACCTTCCCAACGTCTTCCTGATCGATATCACTAACGAAGAGATCAACGGAATTCGCACGCTGCTAAAGTCACAGCCCAGCGTCACTGCACCGCCGGAGCTCCTTCCCGTCGTCTCATCCCGCATCGTCGACATCGACGGTGTCCCCGCAAACGAGGCGAAGCTGAAGAACTTCCCAAAGCGAATGTTGCGATCGATCAGCCTGACCTGGTCTGCCGCCTCGCCTCCCGGAACCAAGACGGTAGAAGGAAACTGGTGGTCCGCAGACGAAAAGCGCCCGGTCGTCGCCGTAGAAAAACGTCAGGCGGACAGGCTAGGCGTTCATGTCGGCTCGCACATCACCTTCGCCGCACAAGACACCCAGTTCGTCGCAACGGTTGTCGCTCTCACCAAATCGGACGGCCAACATGCCTACTCGCGAGCGGAGTTTATCCTTCCGCAACCTGCCCTCGCCGGGCTGCCGGTCGTCTGGTATGGCGGCGTCCATGCCGACCCCAACCGCGTAGGTGAGCTGCAGCGGGCACTCTACAACTCTTACCCCACAGTCACCGTCATCAACGTAGCCCAGGCGCTAGAGACCGTAAGAGCAGTCGTCCTCCAGATTACCTACGTGATCCAGTTTCTCGCAGCGTTCTCCATCTTCGCCGGCATCGTCATCCTCGCCAGCTCGATCGCCGGAACCCGCTATCGCCGCATCCGCGAGGTCGTCGTCCTCAAGACTCTGGGTGCCACTCGAGCGCGCATCGCCACCGTATTCTCCATCGAATTCGCCGTCCTGGGGCTCGTCGCCGGCATCGTCGGCATACTCTTCGCGAACATCATCGCACGAGTGCTGCTCACAAGACTCACAGTCAGCTATCACTTCCAGTGGTTCTGGACGCTGGGCGCACTTCTCGGAACAGCTGCCCTCACCGTCGCAACCGGCTGGGTTGCGAGTCACCGCATTCTGGGAAAAAAACCGTTGGAAGTCCTTCGCGAAGAGTGA